One genomic region from Devosia neptuniae encodes:
- a CDS encoding MFS transporter — MSVLSKMSSRAHPLNPFWIIAGILVFSTTLRGTFTAVGPLLDVLRDTFGMGASEAGLLITLPLLVFCVVSPFAALLAREYGLERALLLALLVMIGGILVRSAGPSWGLFLGTCLLGAGIALGNTLLPSLIKRDFPDQLTKLTAIYSIAMGIASALGSAAVVPLAHSFNWQISLAAFVVLPAASVLLWLPQLYRHTPVSPGTATPPHGGAVWRSPLAWQVTLFFGVNSFVYYAITAWLPSILVAQGFSSTEAGSLHGIMQLATAFPALVIVPIVQRAKDQRGLAIGLAASGLIALVGLLLMPTFALLWVVLFGFGIGGAFILALAFIGLRTRTAQQTASLSGMTQSIGYLMSATAPVLIGALRDKLGSWQPTLVACIALCAVLALLALGAGRSLQIGTQSASKS; from the coding sequence ATGTCGGTTTTGAGCAAAATGTCATCTCGCGCCCATCCCCTGAATCCTTTTTGGATTATCGCCGGTATCCTCGTCTTCTCCACTACTCTGCGCGGCACCTTCACAGCCGTTGGTCCCTTACTCGACGTGCTAAGGGACACCTTCGGAATGGGTGCGAGCGAGGCAGGCCTTCTCATCACCCTGCCGTTGCTGGTCTTCTGCGTAGTGTCACCGTTCGCCGCGCTGCTGGCCCGCGAATACGGCCTTGAGCGTGCATTGCTCCTTGCACTGCTCGTCATGATCGGCGGGATCCTGGTAAGATCGGCAGGGCCCTCATGGGGATTGTTCCTTGGCACCTGCCTTTTGGGTGCCGGCATAGCGCTGGGCAACACTCTGTTGCCCAGCCTGATCAAGCGAGATTTTCCTGATCAACTCACGAAACTCACCGCGATCTACTCCATTGCTATGGGTATTGCCTCTGCGCTCGGTTCTGCAGCGGTCGTACCGCTGGCCCACAGTTTCAACTGGCAGATTTCGCTAGCTGCCTTTGTCGTCCTACCTGCTGCCAGCGTCTTGCTCTGGCTACCTCAGCTTTACAGACACACGCCTGTGTCGCCCGGCACCGCCACGCCTCCCCATGGCGGCGCGGTATGGCGTTCCCCTCTGGCTTGGCAAGTCACATTATTCTTCGGGGTCAATTCCTTCGTCTACTACGCTATCACCGCCTGGCTTCCCTCTATCCTGGTCGCCCAGGGCTTTTCATCCACCGAGGCAGGTTCACTTCATGGGATCATGCAATTGGCTACGGCTTTCCCAGCACTCGTGATTGTCCCTATTGTGCAGCGAGCAAAAGATCAGCGCGGTCTCGCCATTGGCCTTGCGGCATCAGGTCTAATTGCATTGGTCGGACTGCTCTTGATGCCTACTTTCGCGCTCCTTTGGGTGGTGCTCTTCGGCTTCGGCATCGGCGGCGCGTTCATTCTGGCCCTTGCCTTCATCGGGCTACGCACCCGGACCGCACAGCAAACCGCAAGCCTTTCGGGCATGACCCAGTCGATCGGCTATTTAATGTCAGCCACAGCACCGGTTTTGATCGGAGCATTGCGCGACAAGCTCGGGAGCTGGCAACCTACGCTTGTCGCGTGCATCGCCCTCTGCGCGGTGTTGGCGCTGCTTGCCTTAGGTGCCGGGCGGAGCCTGCAGATTGGCACCCAGTCAGCGTCTAAATCTTGA
- a CDS encoding host attachment family protein: protein MMLPKGTTVAVADGEKLNLFRNSGDEAGLKLTPANHPKVDGDGQATGSRQSSSGNPDASQSNEDGFSASIVAMLNKSVLEGNVEGIVIVAAPRALGEMRKHYHKALAAKLLGEIAKDLTGHSVSDVEAAIQSV, encoded by the coding sequence ATGATGCTACCCAAAGGCACGACGGTTGCCGTCGCAGACGGCGAAAAGCTGAATCTGTTCCGCAACTCTGGCGACGAGGCCGGACTAAAACTGACACCCGCCAACCATCCCAAGGTCGATGGCGACGGCCAAGCCACCGGTTCGCGGCAGAGCAGCTCGGGCAATCCCGACGCGAGCCAATCTAATGAGGACGGCTTTTCTGCTAGCATCGTGGCGATGCTGAACAAGAGTGTCCTTGAAGGAAACGTTGAGGGTATAGTGATTGTCGCCGCACCACGGGCCCTCGGAGAAATGCGTAAGCACTACCACAAAGCCCTGGCCGCCAAGCTTCTCGGTGAGATCGCCAAGGACCTGACCGGCCACTCCGTCAGCGATGTAGAAGCAGCTATCCAATCGGTCTAG
- a CDS encoding response regulator translates to MTDRIAVLVVDDEVLVRLDVADQLRDVGYEVLEASNADQAIEILNITPGIRLLFTDIDMPGSMDGLKLAAAVRDRWPPVKIIVTSGHRNVDIAEIPDGSMFVSKPYAHLAVLRSMRELLSA, encoded by the coding sequence ATGACCGACCGGATAGCTGTACTAGTCGTCGACGACGAAGTCCTTGTCCGGTTAGACGTGGCTGACCAGCTTCGAGACGTCGGATATGAAGTCCTCGAAGCTTCGAACGCCGATCAGGCGATCGAAATTCTCAATATTACACCTGGCATAAGGCTGCTGTTCACCGACATAGACATGCCCGGATCCATGGACGGCTTAAAGCTTGCTGCAGCAGTTCGAGATCGCTGGCCGCCCGTCAAAATCATTGTCACGTCCGGTCATCGAAACGTGGACATTGCCGAAATACCGGATGGCAGCATGTTCGTCAGCAAGCCCTACGCGCATCTGGCTGTCCTGCGGTCAATGCGCGAGCTGCTCTCCGCCTGA